AGATAAAAAAGGTCAAATAAATAGCATTGACATACTGTATAATGACCAACAACAGTTTGTTTTGGTTTTAGGTGAGGGTAAATCTGACATAGATGGCACAATTATAGACCAATGTGAGTACAAAAGTCATGAGGTTAGTCTCTGTAAAATGTCATGAAATATGTGTACATTTTATAATCAGCATTTCTTTGCATCCAAAAGTGTATAAAACAACAATTATTTTACTGACAATAAAACTGGATATATTTTATccaataaaaaatttaaaaaatgcttattCTAGATTTCATCTTCACAAATTATTATGGAaagtacttattttattttgctggtTATTTCAGGCCGAATTATGTTTAATTCTGTGTAATCGATAGTGTAAGAATATTTTACCTGTAACGTGGACTTACAGGTTTTACCTGATTTACAttgttttctgtaaaaaaaaaaaaaaaagaaatcactgACACATCCATCATGCAAAAAATcgaaacaaaaacttttttcccctcaagcTTGACATATGATTATGAGTTTAACGCAGTTCTATTATTCTAGCTTTTATAAATAATCATAGAGCACCTTTCAAAGTCTGAAATAAACTTTGTTTGTTAGAGATTTGCTCTTTCGCTGCACTGTGGGTAAGGCAGGTGGCATTTGAGAAAACAAACTGGTATTGTCTAAATAGATTGATGTTTTAAGTCAGGTCTTTGTTATGATTGAGTTCTGGCATCCAGGAAAAATGACAACAGAGCTAAAAATATTCACTGAGCTACTTAAATTCTCCACTGATGCAGAGATATCCATTATTTGCAATGATATTTTCTATTTCTTAACTCCACTGAAAATGTTAGATATGTAATACCAAATTTGGCACTGAATCTGTGTGCAATAAAAGACTGAAAGCAGTTCGTGAAAGTGATTATTTTAAGACCAGCTTGCCCCTAGTGGACACTCGTGACAATGGAATACTTTACAGGTGTATGCTTTAGCAAATACAGTCAGATCAGTGTCTAGTTTCAGATTTTAACCATGTGACTTCTCAGAAGAAGCaagtatttttgtgtgtatgtgtgtgtgattcaATGCATCACATAGGAACCCATCCCTGAATTCCTGCTCACCTGACATGTATAAAAGCAGATGCCTGTGTGCACTTCACAGTAGAGTGAGCTCAGGGTCTCAGGAACCATGATGTCCTCAGCACTACTGTTGAATTTTCTGCTTCTGGTGTCCATTGCTTCAGCAGGACACCATTATGGAGGCTCAATGACCTTCAGCCCTAAAGGAGCCAATGCAGATGggagcatgagggtgagtatttatttctgatttgtattaaaaataacTATGAAAGTGTGGAATTATAtaactgatttttatttataaaattattatttttaaattaagtggTTGTAATGTatattagaaatatttttttacttttcttttaaattattttgtaatgatttaaaaattatttggtaacactttacaataggttcatttgtttacattatttaatgtattaactatgaactaacaatgagcaatttgTTATAGTATTTATTGATCTTTGttataatgttagttaataaaaatccagatgttcattgtttgtttatgtaagttcacagtgcattaactaatgttaacaaatacaacatttgattttaataatattagtaaatgttgaaattaacattaactaagattaataaatgctgtagaaatattgttaattcttagttcatgttaaagggatagttcacccaaaaatgaaaatttgatgtttatctgcttacccccagggcatccaagatgtaggtgactttgtttcttcagtagaacacaaatgatgatttttaactgcaaccgctaccgtctgtcagtggtataatgcatgtcagcgggaacttggactataagagtaaataaaacacgacagacaaatccaaattaaaccctgtggctcgtgacgacactttgatgtcttaagacacgaaacgatcgttttttgcgagaaaccgaacagtatttatataattttttacctttaatacaccactatgtccaactgcattcatcactcgattcgtttggtctgatcgcgctctgacagcggcagtgatgtctcgctctcatagaagtatatgcgcgagacatgagctgcagggtttaatttggacttgtctaagcaagttttatttactcttattgtagaagttcccatccactagcattatttgactgacagacggcaacggttggagttaaaaatcatcatttgtgttctactgaagaaacaaagtcacctacatcttggatgcgctgggggtaagcagataaacatcaaattttcatttttgggtgaactatccctttaactaaagtagttaactaatgttaactaatgaaaccttattgtaaagtgttttttacttaaaggtggCCCAATAATAAATATTGTGTCTTCATGCATTCTCAACCTACCAAGtaaatctttaatatttttcagtaGTTACTAATTGcaatataatatttatgaaaataaactcCACACTCGTTTTGGTCCTTCACACATATTCATAACTAAATTATTGTTCTTACTTCCTAATACATTATGCATGGATAAGAtaagcataaaaacaaaataataaaataaaataaaaaaatacatgtagGGGCGTCTGCATCAAAATCTGCATCTTTCACCTGACAGATTACCATTGAGAAAAAATATGTGTggaaatgagaaaaaaacacaaagtgtgtGTTGCCAGACTCTCTTGATGTGAGAAGATCTAGATTTACATgtcttaaaaaataataataataatacatgtatTGAAGTGCATGATGGTCAGAAGCAATCATGGAAATAAATCAGATGGTGAAAGTAActaaatttttaaaatttaatgagaactgattaaaataatgtattaatatttattgttgAAAAGTATTTCTGACTGGTCTATATTAcacttaaatataaaaaaaaagatatgcatcaatacagcaaaaaaaaaaaaaaaaaaactctaccAATAAGTGTTCTAACTCTACTAGTGTTCTACCAACAGGTTGAGTTTCGAATCAAGCAAACCTATGACCAGTGTGGTTATAATTGGTGGTACTGCGTCTCCGGGAATTGTGGCAATGAATACACAAATGCACGAGGTCAAATCGATAGCAGCTCTAATGGCCGAAGTGCTTATACCAACAGCTGGTGCCAAATGGAAACTGTTGTCACAAGAAACATCTATGGAAACACACCTTTTGACCTGCGGTAAGTAATTCAATATAATTTAAATCATTTGACAACAACTGAAATATTGAATGGTCCATTTATCATAATCTTTAATGCATCATTACATCACAGAGACTCCTCATGCTGCTGGGTGCCCACAGTGAACAATCTTGATTCTTGGTTCTTCCAGACCCACATAGATCTAGGCATAAGGGCTGATACTAATCAACCCAACCGATCACCTGTCACAACTATTTTACAACTTCTACGGTAACTCTTAATTTTATTGAATGTAATTTTCTACGAAGAAGATTCATAGACCTAATgagaatgcaaaaaaaaaaaaaaagatgcatgatatttttttctaaattagtAACATAAAATCTGATTGTTTTatctactgtatatattttttcattagTGTTCCTCAAAACTGTCCTCGTACATACCACCTGATGGCCTACGACCCAGATGGTGACCAGGTCAGATGCAGATATGGAAATCAGCAACAAGTTGAATGTGCCACATGTGACCAGCCAAGTGGTTTCAACGTAAATCAAGTAAGaaacagacaaaataatttgcagTGATAATTTGATGTATATTGACATGTTTTTTGAAGTATATTGGCAATATGAACCAGTGGTAAGGCCAGAAATCTCCATTTGGGTGGATCTTTGTGAAATAGGGTTATATACTAAATAAACATtcttatacaaaaaaaaagaagaagaagtaaGTCACAAAGTAATTTCAAAACAAAACGATTGAAACAGCTATTGTTCCGCACACTGCATTCATAGAAATAGTGGTTGTGACTCTAGCGCCTCActatacaaattatatatatatatatatatatatatatatatatatatacacacacaacagattatgttattttgtagtttcattttatttccacATCATTAGGATATTCCTCCAGCTTTTTTCATAAATCTGGTTACTGATCCACTCAGTAAAAAATACCAAATGAACATTCACAATAATGAACATCTCAATTCTTCATTAGGATGCCTGTACACTAGACTACAGCTATACCTACAACAGTGGCGTCTACGGATTTGAGCTGATTCTGGAGGACTTCCCAAGGAAACACACCACTCTGGCCTATACTGATGGCTCCAGCTCTTACAGATGCTCTCTGAACGGAAGATACAGAAGTTCAATAGGCTCAACAGCATACCCATGGTATTACCAACAAAGTACCACAAATGTACCATGGTGGCAACAAAGTACAAGTTCTGCTTCACCATCGTGGTGGTGgcaacagcaacagcaacaatCGTCCACCACTCCACCTACAACTACaccatggtggtggcagcaacAATCTTCTACTACTACCGCTTCATCATGGTGGGGGTGGTGGTACCAGCAACAATCGACCACCACTCCACCTACAACTACGCCATGGTGGTGGTGGTACCAGCAACAATCGACCACCACTCCACCTACAACTACGCCATGGTGGTGGTGGTACCAGCAACAATCGACCACCGCTCCACCTACAACTACACCATGGTGGTGGCAACAACAGTCTTCTACTACTACCGCTTCATCATGGTCGGGGTGGTTTCAACCGCAACAGCAACAATCGACCACCACTCCACCTACAACTACgccatggtggtggcagcaacAATCTTCTACTACTACCGCTTCATCATGGTGGGGGTGGTGGCAACAGCAACAATCGACCACCACTCCACCTACAACTACGCCATGGTGGTGGTGGCACCAGCAACAATCGACCACCACTCCACCGATAACATCCCAGTGGTGGTGGTGGCTGCAGACCACAACCACAACCACAACAACAAGCTCACCACAACAGTACACGACTACCATAGGTTCACATCAGCGTTCTTATGAACCTTTCAGCAAGATCCCTCTGCAATTCAGTCTTCTCGGTAAGGCTCTCTCAATGATTAGCTAAATAAGAACACAAGATCCTCATATGATTAGTGCCTAATGCATGTCTTTCTGATTCGAATCATTGCAGTTGATTCAGCCGCTCCTTCCTGCACTGAGGGACATTACATACCTCACTTTGTGTCGCCAACTCCAC
The Megalobrama amblycephala isolate DHTTF-2021 linkage group LG19, ASM1881202v1, whole genome shotgun sequence DNA segment above includes these coding regions:
- the LOC125253867 gene encoding uncharacterized protein LOC125253867 isoform X2, which encodes MMSSALLLNFLLLVSIASAGHHYGGSMTFSPKGANADGSMRVEFRIKQTYDQCGYNWWYCVSGNCGNEYTNARGQIDSSSNGRSAYTNSWCQMETVVTRNIYGNTPFDLRDSSCCWVPTVNNLDSWFFQTHIDLGIRADTNQPNRSPVTTILQLLRVPQNCPRTYHLMAYDPDGDQVRCRYGNQQQVECATCDQPSGFNVNQDACTLDYSYTYNSGVYGFELILEDFPRKHTTLAYTDGSSSYRCSLNGRYRSSIGSTAYPWYYQQSTTNVPWWQQSTSSASPSWWWQQQQQQSSTTPPTTTPWWWQQQSSTTTASSWWGWWYQQQSTTTPPTTTPWWWWYQQQSTTAPPTTTPWWWQQQSSTTTASSWSGWFQPQQQQSTTTPPTTTPWWWQQQSSTTTASSWWGWWQQQQSTTTPPTTTPWWWWHQQQSTTTPPITSQWWWWLQTTTTTTTTSSPQQYTTTIGSHQRSYEPFSKIPLQFSLLVDSAAPSCTEGHYIPHFVSPTPRNGEEIQATPLHELEIRVKAVAAYSTVSDVIISGPLNITKHALSTGEYAIRWTPMRNDLGDHFPVCFIAESMSGSSIYQSEMRCVIVTVGHQTVDANVICTGTNIVIEIEQLHSVGLHKDYLRLNDPACTLDSNGTHVLANFSLNACGTMIEEDDQYIIFKNEIFSTDDPNSIITRKHEVEIEFSCRFEKKNNISLEFTARRHTTTITERGFGTLTYSFGLFRTANYYQEIDVIAYPAEYELGEMIYMQIESQSSINNTELFVESCVATPFNDPNYQTSYTIIQDGCILDETVEFYTSHQPMVRFGLQAFQFIGMHEQVFISCSVILCEANNPNTRCSQGCVNSTVAPPSHHHRKREAPIQTGSHLVSQGPLRLKRSVEGEVSSSVLNLNLVFIAGCLLAAIGMVCGVLIYKTRRPEVKYQPLQTNDI
- the LOC125253867 gene encoding uncharacterized protein LOC125253867 isoform X1 codes for the protein MMSSALLLNFLLLVSIASAGHHYGGSMTFSPKGANADGSMRVEFRIKQTYDQCGYNWWYCVSGNCGNEYTNARGQIDSSSNGRSAYTNSWCQMETVVTRNIYGNTPFDLRDSSCCWVPTVNNLDSWFFQTHIDLGIRADTNQPNRSPVTTILQLLRVPQNCPRTYHLMAYDPDGDQVRCRYGNQQQVECATCDQPSGFNVNQDACTLDYSYTYNSGVYGFELILEDFPRKHTTLAYTDGSSSYRCSLNGRYRSSIGSTAYPWYYQQSTTNVPWWQQSTSSASPSWWWQQQQQQSSTTPPTTTPWWWQQQSSTTTASSWWGWWYQQQSTTTPPTTTPWWWWYQQQSTTTPPTTTPWWWWYQQQSTTAPPTTTPWWWQQQSSTTTASSWSGWFQPQQQQSTTTPPTTTPWWWQQQSSTTTASSWWGWWQQQQSTTTPPTTTPWWWWHQQQSTTTPPITSQWWWWLQTTTTTTTTSSPQQYTTTIGSHQRSYEPFSKIPLQFSLLVDSAAPSCTEGHYIPHFVSPTPRNGEEIQATPLHELEIRVKAVAAYSTVSDVIISGPLNITKHALSTGEYAIRWTPMRNDLGDHFPVCFIAESMSGSSIYQSEMRCVIVTVGHQTVDANVICTGTNIVIEIEQLHSVGLHKDYLRLNDPACTLDSNGTHVLANFSLNACGTMIEEDDQYIIFKNEIFSTDDPNSIITRKHEVEIEFSCRFEKKNNISLEFTARRHTTTITERGFGTLTYSFGLFRTANYYQEIDVIAYPAEYELGEMIYMQIESQSSINNTELFVESCVATPFNDPNYQTSYTIIQDGCILDETVEFYTSHQPMVRFGLQAFQFIGMHEQVFISCSVILCEANNPNTRCSQGCVNSTVAPPSHHHRKREAPIQTGSHLVSQGPLRLKRSVEGEVSSSVLNLNLVFIAGCLLAAIGMVCGVLIYKTRRPEVKYQPLQTNDI